In Natranaerobius thermophilus JW/NM-WN-LF, the genomic stretch TAAAACCTTTTTCCATATCTGAATGTATTTGGCCAGCCCCTTTGACTGCTCTGGTACCTCGTTTAATAGCCCAGGCCCGGGCTTCATTTTCGTTAGCTGTGAAAAAAGTTATTAAGTCAAGTAACTGATATGCTTTTTTTATTAGTCGGTTTAATCCTGAATCAGTTAAATTGAACTCCTCTAAAAATTCATCTTTTTCAGTAGGATCCAACTCTAACAATTCTGACTCCAACTTAGCCGATATTGCCAAACATTCTCCTCCTTGTGTTTGCTCTATCTTTTGCTGATACTTTTCAAGAGCTTGTCTTTTTTCAAAATTAGAAAAAGCTGTTTCACTAACGTTTATCACATGTAATACGGGTTTTTGAGTTAGCAAATTAAGATAGTCAATGAACTTCCTCTCTTTGTCAGCCAATTTAAGATCTTTAATATTATGACCTTGTTCTAATTGTTTTTTAATATAATTGAGTACTTCAAATTCTTCATGATATATTTTTTTGTTAGTTTTTAACATTTTTTCAGTTTTTTCAAGTCTGCGATCAATTGTTTCTAAGTCCTTCAAAATAAGCTCTAAATTAATAACTTCTAAATCTTCATGAATATCAGGTTGTCCATAGATATGTCCTACATTTTCGTCTTCAAAGCCCCTTAATACGTGAATTAATGCATCCATTTCACGAATATGGGATAAAAATTGATTTCCCAAACCTTCTCCTTGATTGGCCCCTTTGACCAAGCCAGCTATATCGACAAATTCTATGGAACCTTCAGTCTTTTCGGGGGAACCTGCACAATACTTAACTTGTTCTAATCGTTCGTCAGGAATTGCTACTATTCCTTTGTTGGGATCCACTGTACAGAAAGCATAATTGGCAACAGCAGCCCCGGCATTTGTTAATGCGTTAAATAAAGTTGATTTTCCCACATTTGGTAAACCAATTATCCCGCATTTTAAAATAGACATTTCTGTTTAACCCCCTTTAAACCTTAAACCGTCAATGGTTAGACCTTTTAGATTTAATTCTTTTCCTTTAGTTCAGACAGTCCCTGATCAATTTCATCTTGTGACAATATTTTTTTAACCCGTTTTTCAAATTTTGCCCTGGGGATCATGACACTACGGCCACAATTTAGACATTTTATTCTAATATCGGCTCCTAAGCGAATTATCTTCCATAGATTTGCTCCACACGGATGTGGTTTCTTCATCCGTACCACTTGATTTAAATCATATTCCATTTTGGTCACCTCCCAGCTGTTTTCAATTCCAAAAATTTGTGATGGTTTCTAGTAATGTAAATCCAATGTAGGAGTTTTGAACTTCGCTAACTAAAGTATAAGGTCCTCCAAAGGGAATCAAGAGACAAAGCAAAAAAAGCCATACTCCCATTACCAAGCAGCCATGAACTATTCCTAAGGCAGCTCCCAACCACGAATTACCTTTGGGAGGTTTCCTACCTAGTTTCTTTGTTTTAAGTCTATTTCTAAATGATACTGCATCTAGTATAATACCAACTAACTTTTGACATACAAAGTATACAATCAAAAAACAAACTAAATTTGCTAAAAAAAATATTACAAAATCATCAACGGGAACTTCCCATACATATTCAATTTCTCCAGTACTAAGAGACTGGACAGGCACCATTTCCTGCTGTTCTTCATTTATAAAATACCAGCTTTTAATAGCATTCTCCCCTATACCTAGCTCTAGAAGAGAATCCAAGTTGATTTGTTCAGTTCCTAAGACCGTCTCGACTTCGTAGTCAACTTTCTGTGCAATTGTTTTTGCTGACGGCCTGGATATAAATGTCGCCAGAAGTATTGAAAAAAATAGGCCTACTACACTCGCTATACTAATACTCAGTGCACGGGCAAAACCGATAATACCATACCAGGCACATCCTAGCATAACCACCAAGTCTATGATATTCATTAACAGCCCCCCAAGATCAATTCATAACATTATATGAATTAATCTTGAGATATTATGAAAGTTTGATATAATTGCAAGCTGTTCTTATTGGTGTCCAGAAATCTCAAAGAGCTTTAATTCGTCTTCTATTAATCCAAAAAAGTAGCGGCAGTTATTAGTAAAAGTACCCTGTGATGCTCCTTTCCAAGGCGCCCTATGGATATATTCTTGACCTTTATTTAACTGGTATAAGGAATTTTCATCAGCTAGTAAAAAGCTATCCGTTATATCCGAGTAATTATAATCAAGTAATTCTCCTCTTAGTTGTATATCATTTTTGACATCTCCTTGGTGATTCATCATAACTATTTTTTTATACCGATCTTCAACCCCTTCACCGATAACCAATTCCTCAACCAAAAAATGTCGTTTAGAATCCCATGATCTAGATCCACGTATTTTATGGTCGCTCTCATATAGGCCTTTTAATTGATAATCCTCAAATATTAAAACTTCTGTTTCTTTTAATGCAAGCAGATAATCACCATGATTAAAAACACCTATGGGCGTTGAATTTAAACTATATTCTTCCCGCAACTCAATAGCATTATCTTGAAATTCAAGATGCTCAACTTCGTAAAAACTCAATTTATTTTCGGGAAGTTTATCTAAAGATATAGTCGTGTATGTTAGAATTTGACGGTGGTCTTTTGAGTAATGATTCAAG encodes the following:
- a CDS encoding DUF951 domain-containing protein encodes the protein MEYDLNQVVRMKKPHPCGANLWKIIRLGADIRIKCLNCGRSVMIPRAKFEKRVKKILSQDEIDQGLSELKEKN
- the ychF gene encoding redox-regulated ATPase YchF; this translates as MSILKCGIIGLPNVGKSTLFNALTNAGAAVANYAFCTVDPNKGIVAIPDERLEQVKYCAGSPEKTEGSIEFVDIAGLVKGANQGEGLGNQFLSHIREMDALIHVLRGFEDENVGHIYGQPDIHEDLEVINLELILKDLETIDRRLEKTEKMLKTNKKIYHEEFEVLNYIKKQLEQGHNIKDLKLADKERKFIDYLNLLTQKPVLHVINVSETAFSNFEKRQALEKYQQKIEQTQGGECLAISAKLESELLELDPTEKDEFLEEFNLTDSGLNRLIKKAYQLLDLITFFTANENEARAWAIKRGTRAVKGAGQIHSDMEKGFIKAEVINWEELVNCGNFPRAKEEGKLRLEGKDYIIQEGDVITFRFNV